The following are encoded together in the Salvelinus fontinalis isolate EN_2023a chromosome 38, ASM2944872v1, whole genome shotgun sequence genome:
- the LOC129837768 gene encoding protein argonaute-1 isoform X1: MEPGPSGAVPMGPFPPPLQQVFQAPRRPGMGTVGKPIKLLANYFEVEIPKMDVFHYEVDIKPDKCPRRVNREVVEYMVQHFKPQLFGDRKPVYDGKKNIYTVLALPIGSEKVDFEVTIPGEGKDRIFKVSIRFLATVSWRLLQETLVSGRLQVPLDSVQALDVAMRHLASMRYTPVGRSFFSPPEGYYHPLGGGREVWFGFHQSVRPAMWKMMLNIDVSATAFYKAQPVIEFMCEVLDIRNIDEQPKTLTDSQRVRFTKEIKGGPLNSDRWALPGLKVEVTHCGQMKRKYRVCNVTRRPASHQTFPLQLESGQTVECTVAQYFKQKYNLQLKYPHLPCLQVGQEQKHTYLPLEVCNIVAGQRCIKKLTDNQTSTMIKATARSAPDRQEEISRLMKNANFNLDPYIQEFGIKVKDEMAEVTGRVLPAPILQYGGRNRAIATPNQGVWDMRGKQFYNGIEIKVWAIACFAPQKQCREEVLKNFTDQLRKISKDAGMPIQGQPCFCKYAQGADSVEPMFRHLKNTYSGLQLIIVILPGKTPVYAEVKRVGDTLLGMATQCVQVKNVVKTSPQTLSNLCLKINVKLGGINNILVPHQRSAVFQEPVIFLGADVTHPPAGDGKKPSITAVVGSMDAHPSRYCATVRVQRPRQEIIEDLSYMVRELLIQFYKSTRFKPTRIIFYRDGVPEGQLPQILHYELLAIRDACIKLEKDYQPGITYIVVQKRHHTRLFCADKSERIGKSGNIPAGTTVDTSITHPFEFDFYLCSHAGIQGTSRPSHYYVLWDDNRFTADELQILTYQLCHTYVRCTRSVSIPAPAYYARLVAFRARYHLVDKEHDSSGEGSHVSGQSNGRDPQALAKAVQIHHDTLRTMYFA; encoded by the exons ATGGAGCCGGGACCGTCTGGCGCTG TGCCCATGGGGCCCTTCCCCCCACCCCTGCAGCAGGTGTTCCAGGCACCCCGCCGGCCGGGCATGGGCACGGTGGGCAAGCCCATCAAGCTGCTGGCCAACTACTTTGAGGTGGAGATCCCCAAGATGGACGTGTTCCACTACGAGGTGGACATCAAGCCTGACAAGTGCCCCCGACGGGTCAACAG GGAAGTGGTGGAATACATGGTGCAGCACTTCAAGCCCCAGCTCTTTGGCGACAGGAAGCCGGTGTACGACGGCAAGaagaatatatatacagtgctagCGCTTCCTATCGGAAGTGAGAAG GTGGACTTTGAGGTGACTATCCCCGGGGAGGGGAAGGATCGTATCTTCAAGGTGTCTATCCGCTTCCTGGCCACGGTGTCATGGCGTCTGCTCCAGGAGACACTGGTCAGCGGGCGCCTGCAGGTCCCCCTGGACTCTGTCCAAGCCCTGGATGTGGCCATGCGCCACCTAGCCTCCATGAG GTACACTCCGGTGGGACGATCATTCTTCTCCCCACCTGAAGGATACTACCATCCtctgggaggggggagagaggtgtggtTTGGTTTCCATCAGTCTGTACGCCCCGCCATGTGGAAAATGATGCTCAATATTGATG tgtcGGCCACGGCCTTCTACAAAGCCCAGCCGGTGATCGAGTTCATGTGTGAAGTTCTGGACATCCGCAACATAGACGAGCAGCCCAAGACCCTGACCGACTCACAGAGGGTCCGCTTCACCAAGGAGATCAAAGGTGGGCCGTTGAACAGTGA TCGGTGGGCGTTACCAGGTCTGAAGGTGGAGGTGACCCACTGCGGTCAGATGAAGAGGAAGTACCGCGTCTGCAACGTCACGCGACGCCCCGCCAGCCACCAGAC ATTTCCCCTGCAGCTTGAGAGTGGACAGACAGTAGAATGTACGGTAGCTCAGTACTTCAAGCAGAAGTACAATCTGCAGCTCAAGTATCCCCACCTGCCCTGCCTCCAGGTGGGACAGGAGCAGAAGCACACCTACCTGCCCCTGGAG GTGTGTAACATAGTAGCAGGGCAGCGCTGCATCAAGAAACTGACAGATAATCAGACGTCCACTATGATCAAAGCCACGGCTCGCTCTGCAcctgacagacaggaggagatCAGCCGGCTG ATGAAAAATGCCAACTTTAACCTGGACCCGTACATCCAGGAGTTTGGGATCAAGGTGAAGGATGAGATGGCAGAGGTGACGGGAAGGGTGCTGCCTGCCCCTATCCTACAGTATGGAGGACGG AACCGGGCCATCGCCACGCCCAACCAAGGGGTGTGGGACATGAGGGGCAAGCAGTTCTACAACGGTATTGAGATCAAGGTGTGGGCCATCGCCTGCTTCGCCCCCCAGAAACAGTGTCGGGAGGAGGTGCTCAA GAACTTCACAGACCAGCTGCGTAAGATCTCCAAGGATGCTGGGATGCCCATCCAGGGTCAGCCGTGTTTCTGTAAATACGCCCAGGGAGCCGACAGTGTGGAGCCTATGTTCAGGCACCTGAAGAACACCTACTCTGGACTGCAACTTATCATCGTCATCCTGCCTGGAAAGACCCCAGTCTACG CGGAGGTGAAGAGGGTGGGAGACACTCTCCTAGGAATGGCCACTCAGTGTGTCCAGGTGAAGAACGTGGTGAAGACGTCTCCCCAGACCCTCTCCAACCTCTGCCTCAAGATCAACGTCAAGCTAGGGGGAATCAACAATATCCTGGTGCCCCACCAACG GTCAGCAGTGTTCCAGGAGCCTGTCATCTTCCTGGGGGCCGATGTAACACACCCCCCTGCTGGAGATGGGAAGAAACCCTCCATTACCGCT gtgGTAGGCAGTATGGACGCCCACCCCAGCAGGTACTGTGCCACAGTCAGGGTCCAGAGGCCCAGGCAGGAGATTATCGAAGACCTTTCTTACATGGTGCGAGAGCTGCTGATCCAGTTCTACAAGTCGACCCGCTTCAAGCCGACCAGGATCATCTTCTACAGGGACGGAGTGCCTGAGGGGCAGCTGCCACAG ATACTCCACTATGAGCTTCTGGCCATCAGGGATGCGTGCATCAAGCTGGAGAAAGACTACCAGCCTGGTATCACCTACATCGTGGTCCAGAAGCGCCACCACACACGCCTCTTCTGTGCCGACAAGTCTGAGAGA ATCGGGAAGAGTGGTAACATTCCTGCAGGGACCACAGTGGACACCAGCATCACTCACCCGTTTGAGTTTGACTTCTACCTTTGCAGTCACGCGGGTATACAG GGGACTAGTCGGCCCTCGCATTACTACGTCCTGTGGGACGACAATCGTTTCACCGCAGACGAGCTGCAAATCCTCACCTACCAGCTGTGCCACACCTACGTGCGCTGTACCCGCTCCGTCTCCATCCCCGCGCCAGCCTACTACGCCCGCCTCGTGGCCTTCCGTGCCCGCTACCATCTGGTGGACAAGGAGCACGACAG TAGTGGGGAGGGCAGCCATGTCTCTGGGCAGAGTAACGGTCGGGACCCCCAGGCTCTGGCCAAGGCGGTGCAGATTCACCACGACACGCTGAGGACCATGTACTTCGCATGA